One Anguilla rostrata isolate EN2019 chromosome 15, ASM1855537v3, whole genome shotgun sequence genomic window carries:
- the map2 gene encoding microtubule-associated protein 2 isoform X4 — MADGRQPEDSVPHWGPPGAQDPVPPAGHSENGFSSYRACQPGGANPVTAPYSAAKENGFNGDLAGGDAVTAEQVSARIVQEVTAEAVAVLKGEQEPRQDTAKRLPSVEDSTNLPPSPPPSPAAEHFAPLEPDVEGEEKAVPLRRFQNSRERCKFLAPSISVSVPDDDPSHSDEEYYEHPLFSPEWSRHGSRPSGQAVPFRQIEEETIEAITAADEEEEITADAAALEKQEQQSSGEESEQGPEEEHLGQAEILGEAQGQPCLQAETANVPAEAPNGTGHKALLETCDQEALKMEVGRPSSEQAPPTSPDVLGPGQWSMAQSATFLSPDLAADMEDQTAPRTTAEKQPSVEVLETSSLITTPGCYADRQDDGEIGMYGKPVLPRGQGSEELKAALQTAPSNSKGKEESPAVGGQKLHSDIVDLSATVDKSGMSAYFETSALKEDERGIQGEGYYELSDARQRTLEGGPPPAEISYSTLAQTQSLEDTTEVRRSPADELHALPHAERNDDFRLSPGKLSLEQRSYSLNIPIGSTSQGASQGRGPRNFSPLATDILSFTSQEGLESTDYLPVTTPCVEKQPAFPPLIVETAVSVSTPPSSPPGTATSAKSSPEMESPESPVPAKSYCKNGTVMAPDLPEMLDLAGTRSRLASDCTDPEAVRRKSVPFDVPTFTAESLAQMGLVDKGQKVAKSESQLEDLGYCVFNEYSGPMPSPADVQSPMQSPHQIFPIMLSEEGSDMGPMGLQAQNVGVEGQEAELVAKAIPQFENVKAGVTGDIKEQIIPKTDSPWPSKDSPSLLSVTSGQEPLFPPKVTVTLEVTKSEQETEAEEEMAAYERKIRKLETENRPLSMEEERELRELREKVKDKPDLVHQEAYEEVDAEDVYQLTGVAKDRIARPIRPSPASSVESTTEEERAGIHEPEKPQQEDLVTPKAGPPAVKTSDEKPPEIVTKPFTTAVQGGSTEDEEEHVKLAEELEVVMEDIKAPVKNEQRLTEEKEKEEGARAAADEPLEPRAAIESVVTVEDDFITVVQTIDEGEQPGHSVRFSAPPEVDQSQVPPDEEEEEESVEMAQEAEIEAGSLEEILDIPETPVAPAAPVLPATALAPESEPRTETYDDYKDETTIDDSILDTDSAWVDTQDDERSIMTEKIEPLPKTQSPIKKRPHQSPMKKLPAEKDKRVKDKQKTAGRAKGRVSTPERRPTRKEPSSTPREENKKKKGFCFSAVIKKAEFTKTAEIQTRSPSRKSVLKPAARQPRPAQLHGCAKRKPTAVPEGRQPLSVARQSRDRTASPAHSTLTKIPTSKVRAVALQPPRPSSACSLPKRSPLVDAEVWGPRPSSAGPHDSPTQRLIDKDGSSRSPEKRSSLPRPASILTRRAHPAEHDETSTSITSSGSTAPRRPTCIESARSRSASTPHTPGSAPITPGTPPSYSCRTPGTPGTPRSLSLLSQERKVAVIRTPPKSPATASKQLRVLNQPLPDLKNVKSKIGSIDNIKYQPKGGQIQILNKKLDFSHVQSKCGSKDNLKHSPRGGNVLIPSVKLDFSHIQSKCGSLDKKQHSAGGGNVQIQTKKIDLSHVTSKCGSLDNIRHRPGGGHVRIENVKLEFKDKAQAKVGSLDNAHHTPGGGSVQIESHKLPFRDTAKARVDHGAEIVTRSPSGLTPPHFSNMSSSGSINLLESPQLATLAEDVTAALAKQGL, encoded by the exons ATGGCAGATGGTCGGCAGCCTGAGGACAGTGTACCGCACTGGGGCCCTCCAGGGGCCCAGGACCccgtgccccctgctggccacagtGAGAACGGCTTCTCCTCTTACAGGGCCTGCCAGCCGGGCGGGGCCAACCCGGTCACCGCCCCCTACTCTGCCGCCAAAGAAAATGGCTTCAATGGCGACCTGGCTGGTGGGGATGCAGTGACAGCAG agcAAGTGTCTGCACGGATCGTGCAAGAGGTGACAGCCGAGGCAGTGGCTGTACTGAAGGGGGAGCAGGAGCCTCGCCAGGACACCGCTAAGAGGCTTCCCTCAG TCGAGGACTCCACCAACTTGCCCccatctcctcccccctctcccgccgCTGAGCACTTCGCCCCCCTGGAGCCAG ACGTAGAGGGTGAGGAGAAGGCAGTCCCTCTCCGACGCTTCCAAAATTCTCGGGAGAGGTGCAAGTTCCTCGCCCCCTCCATCTCGGTGTCTGTGCCCGACGATGACCCCTCCCACTCTGACGAGGAGTACTATGAGCACCCTTTGTTCAGCCCAGAGTGGAGTCGGCACGGTTCTCGCCCGTCGGGGCAAGCCGTCCCGTTTAGACAGATCGAAG AAGAGACCATAGAGGCTATTACAGCTGCtgacgaggaagaggagataACAGCGGATGCAGCAGCTCTTGAGAAGCAAGAGCAGCAGAGCAGTGGGGAGGAGTCTGAGCAGGGGCCTGAGGAGGAGCACTTAGGGCAGGCAGAGATCTTAGGCGAGGCCCAGGGCCAGCCTTGTCTGCAGGCCGAGACAGCTAACGTGCCTGCAGAAGCCCCGAACGGAACGGGCCACAAGGCCCTGTTGGAAACGTGTGATCAGGAAG CCCTGAAGATGGAGGTGGGGAGGCCGAGCAGTgagcaggcccctcccactAGCCCAGACGTCCTTGGACCGGGCCAGTGGTCCATGGCCCAAAGCGCCACATTCCTCTCACCGGATTTAGCTGCGGATATGGAGGACCAAACTGCTCCCAGGACCACCGCTGAGAAGCAGCCCTCTGTGGAGGTGCTGGAGACTAGCAGTCTCATTACCACACCTGGCTGCTATGCAGATCGCCAAGATGATGGTGAAATCGGAATGTATGGGAAGCCAGTGCTGCCTAGGGGGCAGGGTAGTGAGGAGTTGAAAGCAGCCCTCCAGACTGCACCCTCAAATAGCAAAGGAAAGGAAGAGAGTCCTGCTGTGGGGGGGCAGAAGCTGCACTCAGACATTGTCGATCTATCGGCCACTGTGGACAAATCTGGAATGTCTGCTTACTTTGAGACCTCAGCTCTGAAGGAAGATGAAAGGGGGATCCAAGGTGAAGGCTACTACGAGCTGAGTGATGCCAGACAGAGGACCTTGGAGGGTGGTCCCCCACCTGCTGAAATCAGCTACAGCACCTTGGCTCAGACACAGTCCCTGGAGGACACAACCGAGGTCAGGAGGAGCCCGGCAGATGAGCTACATGCTCTCCCGCATGCGGAGAGAAATGATGACTTCAGGCTGTCACCAGGGAAGCTATCACTGGAGCAGAGGAGCTATTCGCTTAACATTCCCATTGGGTCCACGAGCCAGGGTGCCAGCCAGGGCCGAGGGCCCAGGAACTTCTCCCCGCTGGCCACTGACATTTTGTCATTCACCAGCCAGGAGGGTCTGGAGTCCACCGACTACCTTCCAGTCACAACTCCTTGTGTGGAGAAGCAGCCTGCATTCCCACCCCTGATCGTGGAGACTGCCGTCTCGGTCTCTACCCCACCATCCTCACCACCCGGTACAGCAACCAGCGCAAAGTCTAGCCCTGAGATGGAGTCACCAGAGTCACCGGTGCCCGCAAAGTCTTATTGCAAGAACGGCACAGTAATGGCACCTGACCTCCCTGAGATGCTGGACCTGGCTGGTACCCGGTCGAGGCTGGCATCTGATTGTACTGACCCGGAGGCTGTGAGGAGGAAGTCTGTTCCCTTTGACGTCCCCACCTTCACGGCAGAGTCCCTAGCCCAGATGGGCCTGGTGGACAAAGGTCAGAAGGTGGCAAAGAGTGAGAGCCAGCTTGAGGACCTTGGGTACTGCGTCTTCAATGAGTACTCTGGCCCAATGCCCTCGCCTGCTGACGTCCAGAGCCCAATGCAGTCCCCTCACCAAATATTCCCCATCATGTTGTCAGAGGAGGGGTCGGATATGGGGCCTATGGGGTTGCAGGCACAAAATGTGGGGGTGGAAGGACAAGAAGCTGAGCTGGTGGCAAAAGCCATCCCccaatttgaaaatgtaaaggcTGGGGTGACTGGTGACATCAAAGAGCAGATCATCCCTAAGACAGATAGCCCATGGCCCTCCAAAgactccccatctctcctgtcAGTCACATCTGGCCAAGAGCCCCTTTTTCCACCAAAGGTGACTGTCACCCTTGAGGTGACAAAGTCAGAGCAGGAGAcggaggcagaggaggaaatGGCTGCTTATGAGCGGAAAATCCGCAAGCTGGAGACAGAGAACAGGCCACTGAGCATGGAGGAGGAGCGCGAGCTGCGGGAGCTGAGGGAGAAGGTGAAGGACAAACCAGACCTGGTGCACCAGGAGGCCTATGAGGAGGTGGATGCAGAGGACGTGTACCAGCTTACTGGAGTGGCTAAAGATAGAATTGCTCGCCCAATCAGACCATCGCCAGCCTCGTCGGTGGAGagcaccacagaggaagagagggctGGCATTCATGAACCAGAAAAGCCCCAGCAGGAGGATTTAGTCACACCAAAAGCAGGGCCTCCTGCTGTCAAGACCTCTGACGAGAAACCCCCAGAGATTGTCACCAAGCCATTCACCACGGCAGTCCAAGGAGGGTCTacagaggatgaggaggagcaTGTGAAACTGGCTGAGGAGCTGGAGGTTGTCATGGAGGATATCAAAGCACCGGTGAAGAATGAGCAAAGGCTcacagaggagaaggagaaggaagaagGGGCGAGAGCAGCCGCCGATGAACCCTTGGAGCCCCGTGCTGCCATCGAGTCAGTTGTTACCGTTGAGGATGACTTTATCACTGTGGTGCAGACTATTGATGAGGGGGAGCAGCCGGGACACAGCGTCCGCTTCTCAGCTCCGCCTGAGGTAGACCAGTCACAGGTGCCCCcggatgaagaggaagaggaggagtctGTTGAGATGGCACAGGAAGCAGAGATAGAGGCAGGCAGTTTAGAGGAGATCTTGGATATTCCAGAAACCCCTGTGGCCCCTGCAGCCCCTGTCTTGCCTGCAACAGCATTGGCACCTGAAAGCGAGCCCCGCACAGAGACTTACGATGATTACAAAGATGAGACCACCATTGACGACTCCATCTTAGACACAGACAGCGCCTGGGTGGACACTCAAG ATGATGAGAGGAGCATCATGACAGAAAAAATTGAGCCCCTCCCAAAAACACAGAGTCCCATCAAAAAGCGGCCCCATCAGAGTCCCATGAAAAAGCTGCCTGCGGAAAAGGACAAGCGGGTGAAGGATAAGCAAAAGACTGCGGGGCGAGCAAAGGGTCGGGTCTCCACCCCCGAACGCAGACCCACCCGGAAGGAGCCCAGCTCCACACCCAGAGAggaaaacaagaagaaaaaaggtttttgcttCAGTG CTGTGATTAAGAAGGCTGAATTTACTAAAACAGCAGAAATTCAGACGCGCTCTCCCTCCCGGAAAAGCGTTTTAAAGCCTGCGGCCAGGCAGCCCAGGCCCGCCCAGCTCCACGGCTGTGCGAAACGGAAACCCACAG ctgttcCTGAAGGCCGGCAGCCCCTCAGTGTGGCCCGTCAGTCTCGGGACAGGACTGCA agccccgcccactccacaTTAACAAAGATCCCCACCTCTAAAGTTCGGGCCGTGGCCCTACAGCCCCCCCGCCCAAGCTCTGCCTGCTCTCTTCCTAAAAGGAGCCCTCTGGTGGACGCAGAGGTCTgggggccccgcccctcctctgCCGGCCCCCACGACTCCCCCACTCAGAGGCTCATAGACAAG GATGGAAGCTCGCGGAGCCCTGAGAAGAGGtcctccctgccccgccctgcctccATCTTGACGCGCCGAGCTCACCCTGCGGAACATGATGAGACCTCCACCTCCATCACCAGCTCCGGCTCCACTGCCCCTCGACGCCCCACCT GCATAGAATCGGCCCGATCCCGCTCGGCCTCCACGCCCCACACGCCCGGGtccgcccccatcacccccgGGACCCCGCCCAGCTACTCCTGCCGCACCCCCGGCACGCCTGGCACGCCCAGGTCCCTGAGCCTGCTGTCTCAGGAGAGGAAGGTGGCCGTCATCCGCACGCCGCCCAAGTCGCCTGCCACTGCGTCCAAACAGCTGCGCGTGCTCAACCAGCCGCTGCCTGACCTCAAGAACGTCAAGTCCAAGATCGGCTCCATCGACAACATCAAGTACCAGCCCAAAGGGGGCCAG ATTCAGATTTTAAACAAGAAGCTGGACTTCAGTCACGTACAGTCAAAGTGTGGCTCCAAGGATAACCTGAAGCACTCTCCCCGTGGAGGCAAT GTTCTAATTCCAAGTGTAAAACTGGACTTTAGCCACATCCAGTCTAAGTGTGGCTCCCTGGACAAAAAGCAGCACTCAGCAGGAGGTGGAAAC GTGCAAATCCAAACAAAGAAGATTGATCTGAGTCACGTGACCTCCAAATGTGGATCTTTGGACAACATCCGCCATCGACCAG
- the map2 gene encoding microtubule-associated protein 2 isoform X8, protein MADGRQPEDSVPHWGPPGAQDPVPPAGHSENGFSSYRACQPGGANPVTAPYSAAKENGFNGDLAGGDAVTAEQVSARIVQEVTAEAVAVLKGEQEPRQDTAKRLPSVEDSTNLPPSPPPSPAAEHFAPLEPDVEGEEKAVPLRRFQNSRERCKFLAPSISVSVPDDDPSHSDEEYYEHPLFSPEWSRHGSRPSGQAVPFRQIEEETIEAITAADEEEEITADAAALEKQEQQSSGEESEQGPEEEHLGQAEILGEAQGQPCLQAETANVPAEAPNGTGHKALLETCDQEALKMEVGRPSSEQAPPTSPDVLGPGQWSMAQSATFLSPDLAADMEDQTAPRTTAEKQPSVEVLETSSLITTPGCYADRQDDGEIGMYGKPVLPRGQGSEELKAALQTAPSNSKGKEESPAVGGQKLHSDIVDLSATVDKSGMSAYFETSALKEDERGIQGEGYYELSDARQRTLEGGPPPAEISYSTLAQTQSLEDTTEVRRSPADELHALPHAERNDDFRLSPGKLSLEQRSYSLNIPIGSTSQGASQGRGPRNFSPLATDILSFTSQEGLESTDYLPVTTPCVEKQPAFPPLIVETAVSVSTPPSSPPGTATSAKSSPEMESPESPVPAKSYCKNGTVMAPDLPEMLDLAGTRSRLASDCTDPEAVRRKSVPFDVPTFTAESLAQMGLVDKGQKVAKSESQLEDLGYCVFNEYSGPMPSPADVQSPMQSPHQIFPIMLSEEGSDMGPMGLQAQNVGVEGQEAELVAKAIPQFENVKAGVTGDIKEQIIPKTDSPWPSKDSPSLLSVTSGQEPLFPPKVTVTLEVTKSEQETEAEEEMAAYERKIRKLETENRPLSMEEERELRELREKVKDKPDLVHQEAYEEVDAEDVYQLTGVAKDRIARPIRPSPASSVESTTEEERAGIHEPEKPQQEDLVTPKAGPPAVKTSDEKPPEIVTKPFTTAVQGGSTEDEEEHVKLAEELEVVMEDIKAPVKNEQRLTEEKEKEEGARAAADEPLEPRAAIESVVTVEDDFITVVQTIDEGEQPGHSVRFSAPPEVDQSQVPPDEEEEEESVEMAQEAEIEAGSLEEILDIPETPVAPAAPVLPATALAPESEPRTETYDDYKDETTIDDSILDTDSAWVDTQDDERSIMTEKIEPLPKTQSPIKKRPHQSPMKKLPAEKDKRVKDKQKTAGRAKGRVSTPERRPTRKEPSSTPREENKKKKGFCFSAVIKKAEFTKTAEIQTRSPSRKSVLKPAARQPRPAQLHGCAKRKPTAVPEGRQPLSVARQSRDRTASPAHSTLTKIPTSKVRAVALQPPRPSSACSLPKRSPLVDAEVWGPRPSSAGPHDSPTQRLIDKDGSSRSPEKRSSLPRPASILTRRAHPAEHDETSTSITSSGSTAPRRPTSFRTEGRSERRSRRTPSMTGIESARSRSASTPHTPGSAPITPGTPPSYSCRTPGTPGTPRSLSLLSQERKVAVIRTPPKSPATASKQLRVLNQPLPDLKNVKSKIGSIDNIKYQPKGGQVQIQTKKIDLSHVTSKCGSLDNIRHRPGGGHVRIENVKLEFKDKAQAKVGSLDNAHHTPGGGSVQIESHKLPFRDTAKARVDHGAEIVTRSPSGLTPPHFSNMSSSGSINLLESPQLATLAEDVTAALAKQGL, encoded by the exons ATGGCAGATGGTCGGCAGCCTGAGGACAGTGTACCGCACTGGGGCCCTCCAGGGGCCCAGGACCccgtgccccctgctggccacagtGAGAACGGCTTCTCCTCTTACAGGGCCTGCCAGCCGGGCGGGGCCAACCCGGTCACCGCCCCCTACTCTGCCGCCAAAGAAAATGGCTTCAATGGCGACCTGGCTGGTGGGGATGCAGTGACAGCAG agcAAGTGTCTGCACGGATCGTGCAAGAGGTGACAGCCGAGGCAGTGGCTGTACTGAAGGGGGAGCAGGAGCCTCGCCAGGACACCGCTAAGAGGCTTCCCTCAG TCGAGGACTCCACCAACTTGCCCccatctcctcccccctctcccgccgCTGAGCACTTCGCCCCCCTGGAGCCAG ACGTAGAGGGTGAGGAGAAGGCAGTCCCTCTCCGACGCTTCCAAAATTCTCGGGAGAGGTGCAAGTTCCTCGCCCCCTCCATCTCGGTGTCTGTGCCCGACGATGACCCCTCCCACTCTGACGAGGAGTACTATGAGCACCCTTTGTTCAGCCCAGAGTGGAGTCGGCACGGTTCTCGCCCGTCGGGGCAAGCCGTCCCGTTTAGACAGATCGAAG AAGAGACCATAGAGGCTATTACAGCTGCtgacgaggaagaggagataACAGCGGATGCAGCAGCTCTTGAGAAGCAAGAGCAGCAGAGCAGTGGGGAGGAGTCTGAGCAGGGGCCTGAGGAGGAGCACTTAGGGCAGGCAGAGATCTTAGGCGAGGCCCAGGGCCAGCCTTGTCTGCAGGCCGAGACAGCTAACGTGCCTGCAGAAGCCCCGAACGGAACGGGCCACAAGGCCCTGTTGGAAACGTGTGATCAGGAAG CCCTGAAGATGGAGGTGGGGAGGCCGAGCAGTgagcaggcccctcccactAGCCCAGACGTCCTTGGACCGGGCCAGTGGTCCATGGCCCAAAGCGCCACATTCCTCTCACCGGATTTAGCTGCGGATATGGAGGACCAAACTGCTCCCAGGACCACCGCTGAGAAGCAGCCCTCTGTGGAGGTGCTGGAGACTAGCAGTCTCATTACCACACCTGGCTGCTATGCAGATCGCCAAGATGATGGTGAAATCGGAATGTATGGGAAGCCAGTGCTGCCTAGGGGGCAGGGTAGTGAGGAGTTGAAAGCAGCCCTCCAGACTGCACCCTCAAATAGCAAAGGAAAGGAAGAGAGTCCTGCTGTGGGGGGGCAGAAGCTGCACTCAGACATTGTCGATCTATCGGCCACTGTGGACAAATCTGGAATGTCTGCTTACTTTGAGACCTCAGCTCTGAAGGAAGATGAAAGGGGGATCCAAGGTGAAGGCTACTACGAGCTGAGTGATGCCAGACAGAGGACCTTGGAGGGTGGTCCCCCACCTGCTGAAATCAGCTACAGCACCTTGGCTCAGACACAGTCCCTGGAGGACACAACCGAGGTCAGGAGGAGCCCGGCAGATGAGCTACATGCTCTCCCGCATGCGGAGAGAAATGATGACTTCAGGCTGTCACCAGGGAAGCTATCACTGGAGCAGAGGAGCTATTCGCTTAACATTCCCATTGGGTCCACGAGCCAGGGTGCCAGCCAGGGCCGAGGGCCCAGGAACTTCTCCCCGCTGGCCACTGACATTTTGTCATTCACCAGCCAGGAGGGTCTGGAGTCCACCGACTACCTTCCAGTCACAACTCCTTGTGTGGAGAAGCAGCCTGCATTCCCACCCCTGATCGTGGAGACTGCCGTCTCGGTCTCTACCCCACCATCCTCACCACCCGGTACAGCAACCAGCGCAAAGTCTAGCCCTGAGATGGAGTCACCAGAGTCACCGGTGCCCGCAAAGTCTTATTGCAAGAACGGCACAGTAATGGCACCTGACCTCCCTGAGATGCTGGACCTGGCTGGTACCCGGTCGAGGCTGGCATCTGATTGTACTGACCCGGAGGCTGTGAGGAGGAAGTCTGTTCCCTTTGACGTCCCCACCTTCACGGCAGAGTCCCTAGCCCAGATGGGCCTGGTGGACAAAGGTCAGAAGGTGGCAAAGAGTGAGAGCCAGCTTGAGGACCTTGGGTACTGCGTCTTCAATGAGTACTCTGGCCCAATGCCCTCGCCTGCTGACGTCCAGAGCCCAATGCAGTCCCCTCACCAAATATTCCCCATCATGTTGTCAGAGGAGGGGTCGGATATGGGGCCTATGGGGTTGCAGGCACAAAATGTGGGGGTGGAAGGACAAGAAGCTGAGCTGGTGGCAAAAGCCATCCCccaatttgaaaatgtaaaggcTGGGGTGACTGGTGACATCAAAGAGCAGATCATCCCTAAGACAGATAGCCCATGGCCCTCCAAAgactccccatctctcctgtcAGTCACATCTGGCCAAGAGCCCCTTTTTCCACCAAAGGTGACTGTCACCCTTGAGGTGACAAAGTCAGAGCAGGAGAcggaggcagaggaggaaatGGCTGCTTATGAGCGGAAAATCCGCAAGCTGGAGACAGAGAACAGGCCACTGAGCATGGAGGAGGAGCGCGAGCTGCGGGAGCTGAGGGAGAAGGTGAAGGACAAACCAGACCTGGTGCACCAGGAGGCCTATGAGGAGGTGGATGCAGAGGACGTGTACCAGCTTACTGGAGTGGCTAAAGATAGAATTGCTCGCCCAATCAGACCATCGCCAGCCTCGTCGGTGGAGagcaccacagaggaagagagggctGGCATTCATGAACCAGAAAAGCCCCAGCAGGAGGATTTAGTCACACCAAAAGCAGGGCCTCCTGCTGTCAAGACCTCTGACGAGAAACCCCCAGAGATTGTCACCAAGCCATTCACCACGGCAGTCCAAGGAGGGTCTacagaggatgaggaggagcaTGTGAAACTGGCTGAGGAGCTGGAGGTTGTCATGGAGGATATCAAAGCACCGGTGAAGAATGAGCAAAGGCTcacagaggagaaggagaaggaagaagGGGCGAGAGCAGCCGCCGATGAACCCTTGGAGCCCCGTGCTGCCATCGAGTCAGTTGTTACCGTTGAGGATGACTTTATCACTGTGGTGCAGACTATTGATGAGGGGGAGCAGCCGGGACACAGCGTCCGCTTCTCAGCTCCGCCTGAGGTAGACCAGTCACAGGTGCCCCcggatgaagaggaagaggaggagtctGTTGAGATGGCACAGGAAGCAGAGATAGAGGCAGGCAGTTTAGAGGAGATCTTGGATATTCCAGAAACCCCTGTGGCCCCTGCAGCCCCTGTCTTGCCTGCAACAGCATTGGCACCTGAAAGCGAGCCCCGCACAGAGACTTACGATGATTACAAAGATGAGACCACCATTGACGACTCCATCTTAGACACAGACAGCGCCTGGGTGGACACTCAAG ATGATGAGAGGAGCATCATGACAGAAAAAATTGAGCCCCTCCCAAAAACACAGAGTCCCATCAAAAAGCGGCCCCATCAGAGTCCCATGAAAAAGCTGCCTGCGGAAAAGGACAAGCGGGTGAAGGATAAGCAAAAGACTGCGGGGCGAGCAAAGGGTCGGGTCTCCACCCCCGAACGCAGACCCACCCGGAAGGAGCCCAGCTCCACACCCAGAGAggaaaacaagaagaaaaaaggtttttgcttCAGTG CTGTGATTAAGAAGGCTGAATTTACTAAAACAGCAGAAATTCAGACGCGCTCTCCCTCCCGGAAAAGCGTTTTAAAGCCTGCGGCCAGGCAGCCCAGGCCCGCCCAGCTCCACGGCTGTGCGAAACGGAAACCCACAG ctgttcCTGAAGGCCGGCAGCCCCTCAGTGTGGCCCGTCAGTCTCGGGACAGGACTGCA agccccgcccactccacaTTAACAAAGATCCCCACCTCTAAAGTTCGGGCCGTGGCCCTACAGCCCCCCCGCCCAAGCTCTGCCTGCTCTCTTCCTAAAAGGAGCCCTCTGGTGGACGCAGAGGTCTgggggccccgcccctcctctgCCGGCCCCCACGACTCCCCCACTCAGAGGCTCATAGACAAG GATGGAAGCTCGCGGAGCCCTGAGAAGAGGtcctccctgccccgccctgcctccATCTTGACGCGCCGAGCTCACCCTGCGGAACATGATGAGACCTCCACCTCCATCACCAGCTCCGGCTCCACTGCCCCTCGACGCCCCACCT CGTTTCGTACTGAGGGCAGGTCAGAGCGCAGGTCCAGGCGCACCCCCAGTATGACAG GCATAGAATCGGCCCGATCCCGCTCGGCCTCCACGCCCCACACGCCCGGGtccgcccccatcacccccgGGACCCCGCCCAGCTACTCCTGCCGCACCCCCGGCACGCCTGGCACGCCCAGGTCCCTGAGCCTGCTGTCTCAGGAGAGGAAGGTGGCCGTCATCCGCACGCCGCCCAAGTCGCCTGCCACTGCGTCCAAACAGCTGCGCGTGCTCAACCAGCCGCTGCCTGACCTCAAGAACGTCAAGTCCAAGATCGGCTCCATCGACAACATCAAGTACCAGCCCAAAGGGGGCCAG GTGCAAATCCAAACAAAGAAGATTGATCTGAGTCACGTGACCTCCAAATGTGGATCTTTGGACAACATCCGCCATCGACCAG